Genomic segment of Salvelinus alpinus chromosome 23, SLU_Salpinus.1, whole genome shotgun sequence:
AGAagtgatgaagagagaaagagtgaacaGACTGAGAGAATAAAGTTACAATGTGACTGGAATTAGCAATATGGACCTTATTTAAGAAAACACAAAGAGAAAGCTGAAAAAGAGAGTAGGAGGTGACTCACGGAGCGGGCGCGTTTGGCGGGGGGCGGGTGGCTGGATGCCGGGCCATCTAGCTGGCCATGTTCCGTCAGGAAGCCCGTCACCTGTTCAAGAAACGAAGCCACGTCCAACTGGTTCCACTCCACCATCTTCTGACCTGCAGAACGGTCAAACACGAGCATCGTCAGTAAGACTTTCAAAACCTTTTTAGTGTTAGTAACTGATCAAGCACTCAGAAACCCAGAGCAGGCCTCACCTGTCCGGGGGTCCAAAATGGAGATATAGGGAAACTTGTTGAGCTTGTAGAACTGGATATACCTCTGTCCCTCTTCACTGTCGTGGTAAACCTGtcaatgcaaacacacacacagcaggtcaGCTCCCCTCAACACGCATCTATGGcacacagtgtgtgtgcgtgtgtggaagTGACAGCGTATGTACTGTGTATGCATGacagaccaactggcaggtgtcttcactgacattttcaacgtgtccctgattgagtctgtaataccaacatgtttcaagcagaccaccataaatccatgtacatactacctcaattgggccgaccaaccagcgctcccgcacattggctaaccgggctatctgcattgtgtcccgccacccaccacccgccaacccctcttttacgctactgctactctctgttcatcatatatgcatagtcactttaaccatatctacatgtacatactacctcaatcagcctgactaaccggtgtctgtatgtagccttgctactgtatatagcctgtctttttactgttgttttatttctttacttacctattgttcacctaataccttttttgcactattggttagagcctgtaagtaagcatttcactgtaaagttgtactcggcgcacgtgacaaataaactttgatttgattttatgacAAGGAGAAAAATTGTGACAGTAACCACATTTCTATCCGACCATTTCATGCAGATGAATTACCTgacatataaaaataaaataaaaatcacaaCCGTGCTGATGGAAACATGAAACGCCAgcacaattttataaatgcctgacaatgttcgttcgacatggtggaatctttttgtgtctgtaaaataaaATGATGAGataaatggcggtggaaactACTTTATGCGCAGATATTTATATAATAGCCTTCATATCCAAGTAAACTTGGGAGTCACGCTaagatatgttgtgtggtcctaaTAAACATGCAGTTTGTTAGGCTAAAGATAAGtcaggtggtgaaagtgcacggtaaAAAGCTTGACGCTCAATTCCAATAAATATAGAGGGTCTTAGTCTggtgatgatcgatgcttggcagCCGTTTTACAACTACAAATAATATTGctcttgtccataataatctcataatgtaggtAGACTACCCATACAGTAtatgtgagctgttggctagagcacatgtACCAAGACCAGAATGGGCACATTTGCTAtaaaacagtttttgtgacaaaaccatcagtagagttgaaaatgagcTGAAACCAATTTAACTTGAATTTTTCATTCGGTATATGGGAATTTAACGGCTTAAGTTTTTTTAAAATGTGAACTACATCATCACGCACAACCTTTTATCAGCAAAAAGTCTGATAtaaaacatctctggtgggaaaaaaTATTCTATGCAGATTTTATAATATTTGCATGAATATCTGCTGCAaactggatggaaacctagctactgaaacacaaagtatttatttctgaATGGGAAGGTGACATTTCATGTGTGAGTGCACATTCGTACCTGCCAGAATATGAAGTGCTCCCTGATGATGGTCCGGACCGCGTCGTTGCTCCATACGTCTCTGTTGAGACACTGGCAGGCAAAGTCCTGCACATTCTGGATGTTGATCATCAGCCACTTGTTCTCCAGCTGACCACAGTCCTTCgcctagagagagaaaggagccAGATAGGTATTAAGCAATATGGTAATAGCCTTGCCCTCTGGCAGGCTAGGTGGAATTGTTACCATATTGCTTAAAGGCCTATTCAATCCTTTCGGCTAAGGGTGGTTTGGATGACGGTCGACTGACAGTCCTCCGGGTCAAGGGAGCTTGGGTGTCCAGGGGGGGAGGGGGATCCTCACCGTCTCAAAGCTGCCTTTGTGCATGAGCTCGACAGGGGGCCGGAACAGATCCGCCAGGGTGCTGAGTTTTTTGTCCGCCGCACTGCCGTTCCTCAGCTCCTGCTCCTGGCGGACTTAAAGAGAGCAGAGAAGCCTTTAGCGTATATACCACAACCTGACCAAGATCACAACACAAGTAGTGCTTTGCCTGATGCCTGATGCCTGAAGGCTGGGTGGCACTATTTTCTATGCAAATACATACACATGTAGGCTACTTACTGGTTTCTGTTTGGAAGTCCCTAAAACCGTCAAATATGGAGCGGGCAGGTCTTCGTCGCTTTGGCGCTGCGAGAgtggtagatggagagagagtgagagactgtTAGATGactgagacagagggagggggtgaCAGAGGGAGCATCAAGTTGTAGTGAGGTAGGCTAAATTATGGGGTTGCTCTGCAGTACTGTACCTCCAAACATAGGCTCTGGCTCCACCAGTATGTCCTGCTTCTGAGGGATGGGCGCACGCACTTCGTCACTGCAAAACAGACAGACAATATTCAACTTCAATTCCAGGAGCGCAGACCTTTTTCTCATGAACGTGCTTTAAATGAAAAACAATAAGACCAGGACTGGCGATCTCTCGAAGTTTGGGTTTGTTTCATCACAGGCCCAATCTCTTATGACCCTGCAGTTGTTGGTGTGGTGGAATAGGCCATTGACTTACTCTGCGGGGGGAGCTTTGCTGCTGGATGCCCCTGCTGAACTGGAGCTGGTGCTGGGCTCCTCTGCGATTCCCCCTCCGTCCAGGAACATGGTCACTGCCATTTCTAGATTGTTGTTGCATGCTTCTAGCATATGCTTCCCCACACTCTCTGTGGCACCTGGGGAAATGTAACAAATAGCatggatgacacacacacacacacacgtgaccaGATGTATtacatctgaaatatattttgttgCATTGAATCATTTCTTAATTGGTTGACATAAGCCATGTTATTAAATGTTTCACGAGATCTGTACACCAACTAGGATCAATCCAAAAACGGACTAATGCGCATGCGCGGTTCTTGTTTGAGCTCAACGCACTGGCAGAAGGATAATGGCACTTTCACTATGTATACGTTTTATCTCCATGCATGGTAATCAAGAACTGTGTGACATGTGCAATTTACATGCAATCTAAACTTGCATGCAAAAATGTCTGCATATATAGATGGTTAGTTTGTCATGTTTACTGCGCATGTCTGTTTCACTTTTCATGTCTTCTCGACAGAACATGATACGATCACACAAAAAATGGGATGATTCGGCCAAATTGCCATCTACATATATATACCATTAAACATAGCATCATTAAATTACAATTTTAATGCAAACTTTGTGTAACAGTAACGTTAGCAGAAGGAGGCTGGTGTGGTGCTTCCGTTCCGATCGCTTGAACATGACAGGCGGGAGATGTTTCAGCCATTGTAAGGTGGAGCCTAGGCTAGGTTAGCTCGACAAGAGGAAAATGTTGCACCCAACGTCCATTCCACAGACATGAGAGAAAATAAGGCGAGTTATTGCACCTCTAGATACTCAAAATGACTTTTGGGGAAACTCTAGAAAGCCATTTTGTGTCAGACATCATCCCAAGACAATTCTATGTAGTCTTTCCTGGGGGTAATTTTATGTTTAAAAGTTATATGTTATATTCTGGTGACCACACACTTGACGGTCGTAGCTATCTCCAGTTATTTTCCCCCTTGTGTGACAAGAGGGGGCAGTAAGTAAGCACTGATGCCCCGTCTGATTTTCCTGCGCAGCTTTCTGTGATGCTGGGGCGACATGATTGTTTTCGGAAGATAACTCATGAAAAATTTACattgtaacaataaaataaaaacacattttaccTGTAATAGATGTGAACTGTTGTATTAACCCATTCACCCCCGGAGTTGATGCGTCCCCGAGCGCCGCCATCTTACcgccaccaacaacaacacaaatCATGCGCGTGCGTACTGCCGTTCTGTACTCGCGAGCTTTGCCTGGATGGCTGCGTCACACAGACTTGTGTTGGATTGTGGGTAATGTATTTCATTACCCTATCTCTGGTTTGACTACgttggctgagtagcaggccgcCCCTACCATAGCTCAATGGCCCTTTCAAGGGTTTCCTTTCAAGTGATACTGTTATCTTTTCTTCTCTTCACAGTATTCACAATAGTACAGCAGTTTTAGTCAATACATGTAATCTAATTTATACAGTGCATGCAATAGTAGCTTTCAATCTATTTCCTAATGTCAGTTTAGTGGTGTAAGCATTTGTGAGGGGAGACATGTAATTTATGTAACTTTATTATTTCATCTTTTATAATACATTCAGTTCAAGAACAGTCTACCAAGCTTAACTAAAAACAAGGCAAAAAATACAAGTGAGTTGTGTGGCATTGTTTTATGAACCCATCTGAGGGACAGGGACTAGTGGGGCAGATACAAAAGTCATGTATAGAACTGCCAACTTGTCTGGCAAAGGGAGGAGTCAATAGTTGAAATTCTATACATTGCATTTTTATCTGTAACATTCTAAAATGTTGCACCCTCTTGAATAAGCCCCAGTTGTATGGGTCACCTTTTGCTCTCCAGGTGGGAATATACATTTTCCcctaaccactgatacagggtcaTTACACTATTAAAGTTCAAATCTGATTGGGGGTACAGAAGGGTTAACTGATCCTAAATCTGTGGTTAGGGGCAAATTCTGAGGCCGTTGGTCCATTGATTAGCAATAGTAAGGTCCTGAGGATTGTGGTTGAAAGTGGTTTACACCACAAACACACTCCATACCTTCACTCAGACACACTCCACTGATCCAGGTCAATATGTCATAGGAGCCCATTTCTGTTCACAAACACGGTTCACTTCGGTTAAACTTTCCCTGTAAGTGTACAACTGTAGGTGACTCCATACATGTATATGCATGGGCTATTGACTTAGAAATATAACAGATTGTCATATTTTTCTTTACATTATCTCAAAACATTTGAGGGACATGGCCTGAAAAGAAAGAAGTGCTGAATACCACCATCACTGAATGTTAGTTGCATTTCACAGCAGCATGATTGACATATGGATTAACAGCTCAGACTGCAGATTCATTTGAATTAGGATGTTGAGTCAGTCTAAGAGAATTTGATTATTTACAATCAAAAGCAGACGATCTCCTGGGGATGTTCACCGAAGGATTACCATTCAAAACAAATATGTTTTATAAGAAATCAATGAAAAAAAACCTGGTCTGTTCCTTCGGGTGACAATGCATTCAGAACATTTGCCTTATTGGCCTGAGACAGACCAGTTTCAGATCGAGCACAAAGAGAGCGCTTCTTTGATGTGACAGGGCGTGAATTAAGTTCAATCCTTCACTTTGAACAAGATACCACGTGCACGAGACAGTGTCTGTAATGCAGCTGCAGTATGCAAGCAGTCCAGTGTTATGATGCTCTAAATATCCCTATGGCAAACACTAAGTATCATACGCcaacattatatatatttttttacacatttgaTCATTTTATATTctttaatataaaaaaaataagacTTTGATATCTGTTGAGTGTAGTAGACcttcctaaaaaaaaaaaagacaaacacTCCCATGaccactcatccccctctccgCCAGGTGCAGTGCAATTTCaataacaaagagaaaacagCCTGCCTTCTTTTCTTATCATACAGACAAAGGCCAATCAGGCAGGGCAGTCGTTCCCTACTCCACATGCAAAAGGAAAGGGGGGGGCAGTGGGGAAAGATGGGGTCTTTTTGACATCCCTGCAGCCCCCACTCCTCCCAGCCCATTTCCAGTCCAATTCTGGGAATAAATTAATAAGCGTTCACACAATAGCATAGGTCAGGTGGTGAgtgagtgtgtacatgcgtgcgtGCACGTGTTTGTGTGCGAGAGAGGTTAAGGAGAAAAGTGATGGTCAGAATGTGTGTGTTTAAGTATACGTGTTATACGAAGGGAACCCTTGTCTGTGTGTATCAGTATGTGTCTGTGGTGAATTAGTGCAGTGAGCGGAGATCCATTTTGCAGTTGCAGGGGAAGGACGGTGAGTGGGAGGTGGGGGACACTGAGGTGGGGGTACGAGATGTGTCGTGGCACGGCGGGCGTGGGCCGGTTAGAAGCGGATGAAGGTGGCATCGATCTGGCGTACGGTGGGCAGCGCCAGCATGATCTTCCTGCGGTATTGGGGGTCCTTCTGTAAGGGGTTCCTCTCCAGGTACACCGTCTCCAGGGCTTTGGAGCTCTTCAGCTCATCCAGATCTGACCAGTTCTCTATCTGATTATCAttcatctgggggggggggtagagattTCATATATGACATAACTTCCCAATCTGCAGCCTTGGACATATGTATTTCTCGAACAACTGACAGTGATTTACTTTAAAAAATGACTCATCCATGCTACATCCCTCCTTtcaatctctccttccctcttacCCAGAATTCCTGTAGGTCTGTTAAATGGCTGATGTTTTCAATTTTCTTCACCCGGTTGGCTGCGATGTCCAGAGTTGTCAGCTTTTTCTGTATATGGACAAATAGCATAAATTGAGTCACTACTTTAAATATTTTCAAGTACTTGCTATTAAACTAGTGTGCAGACATGTTAAGTCATAATTTTACaataactacagttgaagtcagaagttaatgtatttggctaaggtgtatgtaaactcagtttttcacaattcctgacatttaatcctagtaaaaagtccctgtcttaggtcagttaggatcaccactttattttaagaatgtgaaatgtcagaataatagtagagagaatgatttatttcattttatttctttcatcacattcccagtgggtcagaattttacatgcactcaattagtatttggtagcattgcctttaaattgtttaacttgggtcaaatgttttgggtagccttccacaataagttgggtgaattttgtctcattcctcctgacagagctggtataaccgagtcaggtttgtaggcctccatgctcgcacactttttcaattctgcccaaaaatgttctatgggattgaggtcagggctttgtgatggccactccaatacctagactttgttgtccttaagccattttgccacaactttggaagtatgcttggggtcattgtccatttggaagacccatttgcgaccaagctttaacttcctgactgatgtctttagatgttgcttcaatatacccacatatttttcctacctcatgatccCATCtatttttgaagtgcaccagtgcctcctgcagcaaagcacccccacaacatgatgctgccaccaccgtgcttcacggttgggatggtgtttttcggcttgtaagcctccccctttttcctccaaacataacaatggtcattatggccaaacagttctatttttctatcatcagacatttctccaaaactactatctttgttcccatgtgcagttgcaaaccgtagtctgtttttatttttttattgtggttttggagcagtggcttcttccttgctgagcggcatttcaggttatgacgatattggactcgttttactgtggatatagatacctttgtacccgtttcctccagcatcttcacaaggtcctttgctgttgttctgagattgatttgcaccaaagtacgttcatctctaggagacagaacgcgtctccttcctgagcggtatgacggctgcgtggtcccatggtgtttatacttgcgtactattgtttgtacagatgaacgtggtacctttaggcatttggaaattgctcccaaggatgaaccagacttgtggaggtctacagttctttttctgaggtcttggctgatttctttggattttcacatgatgtcaagcaaagaggcactgagtttgaaggtaggtcttgaaatacatccacaggtacacctctaattgactcaaatgatcagaagccatgacatcattttctggaattttccaagctgtttaaaaaggTACAGTCGACTTAGTGtacataaacttctgacccactggaattgtgatacagtgaattataagtgaaataatctgtctgtagacAATTGTTTGaagaatgacttgtgtcatgcacaaagtagatgtcctaaccgacttgccaaaactatagtttgttaacaaaaaacgtgtggagtggttaaaacgagttttaatgactccaacctaagtgtatgtaaacttccgacttcaacatgttcatttatttttctttaactaggcaagtcagtaaagaacaaattcttatttacaatgacgcctacAACGGCCAAACacagacaatgctgggccaattggaagtcccatagggcggcacacaatcaCGGCCGTTTGccatacagcctggattcaaaccagggtgtctataatgacgcctctagcaccgagatgcagtgccttagacacccccccaccccatgtAAAtcgcacattattatttttagaTTAAAAAAAACCAAACATACATTGTATAATCtacctgcagtgaagccgctAAACATTTACATCAAGTCATCTAGCAGACTCCCACCACATTACTTCATTAGGGATCCATAAATATTGCATTCCTGctctaattttattggtcgccATGGCAACGTGCATGGCCCTACAGTTGTGCAGGTTGCCGTTGACTCACGTTGTTCTCCAGGCCCTCGATGACCTCGATGCCATTGTGACTCAGGTAGAGCTCCTTCAGGTTGACCAGACCCTGCAGACCCTCCATCTTGGTGATGCGGTTACTCTGGAGGAAAGACGACAACACAACATCCACTTGTCTTCAATATTGTACCGTCTTCATGAGTAGATGTACTTGCTACTGAGTAGGGTCACTAAACACAAGCATTTGCGTGTTAGGAATGCTGCAGTCTATGACTCGTTGTCCCACTGAACACAAAACTGAAGACTGAGGAAGTCACACACACTATTAAGCCACTGTGTTTTTGTGTACCTGGATGCTAAGGACTGTCAGATTGTGTAGGCCCTCCAGATGCTGAAACTGCGTGATCTTGTTGGTGCCCAGAAACAGACTCGTCAAAGAGGACAGCGAGTCCAAATTCTCAATTACCTGGAAACACACAAAAAGCCACACACACGCGTCAGATCAATCAAGTCTTTGCGGCAACAATGACTCTTTCTGTTCCAAGTGGCTGCCAATTGAGAGACGTGTAGATTTGGAGTAAGCAGAGCATAAGTGtaaaaaaacattaagaacaccttcctaatattgagctgcacaccacctcagaacagcctcaattcatctgggtatggactctacaaggtgtcgaaagtgtcccacagggacgctggcacatgttgactccaatgcttcccacaattgtgtcaagttggctgaatgtcctttaggtggtggaccattcttgatacacacgacaaactgttgagcgtgaaaaacccaacagcatTGCAGATCTTCACACAAACTGGTGCGCagggcacctactaccataccccattcaaaaggcacctaactcttgtggtcttgcccattcaccctctgaattgtACACaaacaattcatgtctcaattgtcacaaggcttaaaaatccttctttaacccatctcctccccttcgtctactcaatcaatcaagtttattttatatagcccttcgtacatcagctaatatctcgaagtgctgtacaaaaaacccagcctaaaaccccaaacagcaagcaatgcaggtgtagaagcacggtggctaggaaaaactccctagaaaggccaaaacctaggaagaaacctagagaggaaccaggctatgaggggtggccagtcctcttctggctgtgccgggtggagattataacagaacatggccaagatgttcaaaatgttcataaatgacaagcatggtcaaataataatcaggaataaatttcagttggctttt
This window contains:
- the LOC139550924 gene encoding UBX domain-containing protein 7-like; protein product: MICVVVGGGKMAALGDASTPGVNGLIQQFTSITGATESVGKHMLEACNNNLEMAVTMFLDGGGIAEEPSTSSSSAGASSSKAPPADDEVRAPIPQKQDILVEPEPMFGAPKRRRPARSIFDGFRDFQTETIRQEQELRNGSAADKKLSTLADLFRPPVELMHKGSFETAKDCGQLENKWLMINIQNVQDFACQCLNRDVWSNDAVRTIIREHFIFWQVYHDSEEGQRYIQFYKLNKFPYISILDPRTGQKMVEWNQLDVASFLEQVTGFLTEHGQLDGPASSHPPPAKRARSESLIDASEDSQLEAAIRASLQETHYESSSAPDLPDSPHSADADSDGDSEAEPFSDSEGLISVDGSDNETTEPREGSSYSIGGHTPPGPAPPTSAAAAPQPPPRPDSPPVRHRKSPHKENSHRKEESKKNHLEPPAATLARSQADPDSEHRSGENHRTSAGQSSRSVKTETSDLDCLDDNGPKARLMLRYPDGQREQIALSFKAKLMALVRHVQSKGYPNERFELVTNFPRRKLAHLDYDITLQEAGLCPQETVFVQERN